The Amycolatopsis viridis genome window below encodes:
- a CDS encoding adenosine deaminase, with the protein MSGNSTPAPLTTENIRRAPKVLLHDHLDGGLRPGTVAELADALGYRDLPTTDVAELSRWFRDAADSGSLESYLETFAHTCGVMQTEEALVRVARECVEDLAADGVVYAEVRYAPELFVERGLSLDAVVEAVQAGFAEGERRAAQQGKFIRMGTLLCAMRQHARAAEIAEIAVRYRDSGVAGFDIAGPEAGFPPTRNLDAFEYLRTNNAHFTIHAGEAFGLASIWEAIQHCGAERLGHGVRIVDDIKRDPDGTVHLGRLASYVRDRRIPLEICPSSNVQTGAAASIADHPIGLLADLRFRVTVNTDNRLMSGCTMSSEFAALAEAFGYGWPDFQWFTINAMKSAFLDFDQRLELINNVIKPGYAELL; encoded by the coding sequence ATGTCCGGAAACTCCACTCCAGCGCCCCTGACCACGGAAAACATCCGCCGCGCGCCCAAGGTCCTGCTCCATGACCACCTCGACGGAGGACTCCGTCCGGGTACCGTCGCCGAGCTGGCCGACGCACTCGGGTACCGCGATCTGCCCACCACGGACGTGGCCGAGCTGAGCCGCTGGTTCCGCGACGCCGCCGACTCCGGGTCCCTGGAGTCCTACCTGGAGACCTTCGCGCACACCTGCGGCGTCATGCAGACCGAAGAAGCCCTGGTCAGGGTCGCCAGGGAGTGCGTCGAGGATCTCGCCGCGGACGGTGTCGTGTACGCCGAGGTGCGGTACGCGCCGGAGCTGTTCGTCGAGCGCGGGCTGTCGCTCGACGCGGTCGTCGAGGCGGTTCAGGCCGGGTTTGCGGAGGGTGAGCGCCGAGCCGCTCAGCAGGGAAAATTCATCCGAATGGGTACTCTGCTCTGTGCGATGCGTCAGCACGCGCGCGCGGCGGAGATCGCCGAGATCGCGGTCCGTTACCGGGACTCCGGCGTCGCCGGGTTCGACATCGCGGGACCGGAAGCGGGATTCCCGCCCACCCGCAATCTCGACGCATTCGAATATTTGCGCACCAACAATGCGCATTTCACCATTCACGCCGGTGAGGCGTTCGGGCTCGCGTCGATTTGGGAGGCGATTCAGCATTGTGGCGCGGAACGGCTCGGGCACGGGGTGCGAATCGTCGACGACATCAAGCGTGATCCGGACGGGACGGTGCACCTGGGCCGGCTCGCGAGCTACGTCCGCGACCGCCGCATCCCGCTGGAGATCTGCCCGTCATCCAACGTCCAGACGGGTGCCGCGGCGTCGATCGCCGACCATCCGATCGGGCTACTCGCGGACTTGCGCTTCCGGGTGACGGTGAACACGGACAACCGGCTCATGAGCGGCTGCACGATGTCGAGTGAGTTCGCCGCACTCGCGGAGGCGTTCGGCTACGGCTGGCCCGACTTCCAGTGGTTCACGATCAACGCGATGAAGTCGGCGTTCCTCGATTTCGATCAACGACTCGAGCTGATCAACAACGTGATCAAACCCGGCTACGCGGAGCTGCTGTGA
- a CDS encoding PA containing protein, translating into MTTDNHIGAPSFDRMRNMLVRAAEVRESEQQQIFDALDDIYARLAPVDSLGAVRKRLSELPDRTEVGVLAERLDEAMSRLEAQDNALADLARAVESIVDKLAKPFAQLDGRLDGVAARFEGVAGRMDGLEDKLENIHRRLDDLNGHLDKQDAKLDALPQAVHGPVKERIEMAESILRDRVDSGLGELRERVENGVGELRERVDNGLSALRGRVDEADTQHRERVEAATQSLRGAIDESAEMLDPTERLEALSARLEQITDRLDDLAGRVDKVDEGVAAQFGDLGGTVKSGFSRVEGTLASRPDTESVGSLVRRSNEESERRIGGQLDEAMATFAELMLGGGPSVPQIAPPPPVQRQPRRARNGRAPKNADVKTKPEGDDSEA; encoded by the coding sequence GTGACCACTGATAACCACATTGGAGCTCCGTCCTTCGACCGGATGCGCAACATGCTGGTGCGCGCGGCCGAAGTCCGCGAGAGCGAGCAGCAGCAGATCTTCGACGCGCTCGATGACATCTACGCGCGGCTGGCTCCGGTCGACTCGCTGGGCGCCGTGCGCAAGCGCCTGTCCGAGCTGCCCGACCGCACCGAGGTCGGCGTGCTCGCCGAGCGCCTCGACGAGGCGATGTCCCGCCTGGAGGCGCAGGACAACGCGCTGGCGGACCTGGCGCGCGCGGTGGAGAGCATCGTCGACAAGCTGGCGAAGCCGTTCGCCCAGCTCGACGGTCGCCTGGACGGCGTCGCCGCCCGGTTCGAGGGCGTGGCCGGCCGGATGGACGGGCTCGAGGACAAGCTGGAGAACATCCACCGCCGCCTGGACGACCTCAACGGTCACCTGGACAAGCAGGACGCGAAGCTCGACGCCCTGCCGCAGGCCGTGCACGGCCCGGTCAAGGAACGCATCGAGATGGCCGAGTCCATCCTGCGCGACCGCGTCGACTCCGGGCTGGGCGAGCTGCGCGAGCGGGTGGAGAACGGCGTCGGCGAGCTGCGGGAACGGGTCGACAACGGCCTGTCCGCGCTGCGCGGCCGCGTGGACGAGGCGGACACCCAGCACCGGGAGCGCGTCGAGGCGGCCACGCAGTCGCTGCGCGGCGCGATCGACGAAAGCGCCGAGATGCTGGACCCGACCGAGCGGCTGGAAGCGCTGTCCGCACGGCTGGAGCAGATCACCGACCGACTGGACGACCTCGCCGGCCGGGTCGACAAGGTCGACGAGGGCGTGGCCGCCCAGTTCGGCGACCTCGGCGGCACCGTGAAGAGCGGCTTCTCGCGGGTCGAGGGCACGCTGGCCAGCCGTCCGGACACCGAGTCGGTCGGTTCGCTGGTACGGCGCAGCAACGAGGAGTCCGAGCGGCGCATCGGCGGTCAGCTGGACGAGGCGATGGCGACGTTCGCGGAACTCATGCTCGGCGGCGGCCCGTCCGTCCCGCAGATCGCTCCGCCGCCCCCGGTGCAGCGCCAGCCGCGCCGGGCCCGCAACGGCCGGGCGCCGAAGAACGCGGACGTGAAGACCAAGCCCGAGGGCGACGACTCCGAAGCCTGA
- a CDS encoding VOC family protein, producing the protein MLRLGITVLGVDDLERATAFWSAALGLTRSSEWENENWRTLSDQRGPVLGLIRSETPVQRHPRLHLDLFADSRAEQEAEVARLVSLGATEVDWDRYPADPDFVVLADPEGNIFCVVDLSHAPSS; encoded by the coding sequence ATGCTGCGACTGGGGATCACCGTGCTCGGAGTGGACGACCTGGAGCGCGCGACCGCGTTCTGGTCGGCGGCGCTCGGCCTGACCAGAAGCAGCGAGTGGGAGAACGAGAACTGGCGCACGCTCAGCGACCAGCGCGGCCCGGTCCTGGGCCTGATCCGCAGTGAGACACCGGTGCAGCGGCATCCCCGGCTGCACCTGGACCTGTTCGCCGACAGCCGCGCGGAGCAGGAGGCCGAGGTCGCGCGTCTGGTGTCGCTCGGCGCGACCGAGGTGGACTGGGACCGTTACCCGGCCGACCCGGACTTCGTGGTACTGGCCGACCCGGAGGGCAACATCTTCTGCGTGGTGGACCTGAGCCACGCCCCGTCCAGCTGA